A DNA window from Arachis duranensis cultivar V14167 chromosome 3, aradu.V14167.gnm2.J7QH, whole genome shotgun sequence contains the following coding sequences:
- the LOC107478724 gene encoding peptidyl-tRNA hydrolase, mitochondrial, whose amino-acid sequence MNLCASSFKFNLPGCRRCLRLSKPLISASLTVSLFSHQNPSSSTAMAASITTDTSKPKQMEPWLIVGLGNPGKKYSATRHNVGFEMVDTIAEAEGIPMSSVSFKASFGKGFIGDVPVILAKPQTFMNASGESVGAIVSYFKIPLKQVVVIFDDMDLPFAKLRLLPKGGHGGHNGMKSIINHFKGNTGFPRLRIGIGRPPGKMDPAAFVLRPFTKQEREELDFTLQDGLEAMRILLLEGFDKSATFVNSAKKIEQMG is encoded by the exons ATGAACCTTTGCGCGTCTTCCTTCAAATTCAACCTCCCCGGCTGCCGGCGCTGCTTGCGCTTGTCAAAACCCCTAATCTCTGCGTCTTTGACGGTGTCTCTGTTCTCCCATCAGAATCCTTCTTCGTCCACCGCAATGGCAGCTTCCATCACCACTGACACTTCGAAGCCCAAACAGATGGAGCCTTGGCTTATCGTCGGCCTCGGCAATCCCGGCAAGAAGTATTCTGCCACCCGCCACAAT GTTGGTTTTGAGATGGTTGATACTATTGCCGAAGCTGAGGGGATACCTATGAGCAGTGTTTCCTTCAAAGCCTCCTTTGGAAAAG GTTTTATAGGTGATGTACCAGTTATACTTGCAAAACCACAAACTTTTATGAATGCAAGTGGGGAATCT GTTGGGGCCATAGTTTCGTATTTCAAGATTCCATTGAAGCAAGTAGTTGTG ATCTTTGATGACATGGATTTGCCTTTTGCTAAATTGCGGCTGCTACCAAAGGGTGGACATGGAGGTCACAACGG AATGAAAAGTATAATTAATCACTTTAAAGGGAACACTGGTTTCCCCCGCTTAAGAATCG GCATTGGACGGCCTCCTGGGAAAATGGATCCTGCAGCATTTGTTCTTCGCCCTTTCACTAAGCAGGAAAGAGAAGAG TTGGACTTTACATTACAAGATGGATTAGAAGCAATGCGGATTCTTTTGCTAGAGGGATTTGATAAAAGTGCAACGTTTGTTAATAGTGCCAAAAAGATAGAGCAAATGGGTTGA